A stretch of the Argentina anserina chromosome 6, drPotAnse1.1, whole genome shotgun sequence genome encodes the following:
- the LOC126798714 gene encoding probable sugar phosphate/phosphate translocator At3g10290 isoform X2, which produces MSSTQKQAIFICSLIVLWYSSNIGVLLLNKFLLSNYGFRFPIFLTMCHMSACAILSYISIVFLKVVPLQTLKSRSQFLKIATLSIVFCGSVVGGNISLRYLAVSFNQAVGATTPFFTALFAYLATLKREAWVTYAALVPVVTGVVIASGGEPSFHLFGFVICIIATAARAFKSVLQDVTLKLGREHKFMWLLLLVNSVMAYSANLSNFLVTKHTSALTLQVLGNAKGAVAVVISILLFKNPVTVIGIGGYMITVMGVVAYGEAKRRFR; this is translated from the exons ATGTCGTCGACACAGAAACAAGCCATTTTCATCTGCTCCCTCATAGTCCTCTGGTACTCATCAAACATCGGTGTCCTCCTCCTCAACAAGTTCCTCCTCTCCAACTATGGCTTCAGATTCCCAATCTTCCTCACAATGTGCCACATGTCCGCCTGCGCCATTCTCAGCTACATTTCCATCGTCTTCCTCAAGGTTGTTCCTCTGCAGACCCTCAAATCGAGGTCCCAGTTCCTCAAGATTGCCACTTTGAGTATTGTCTTTTGTGGGTCTGTTGTCGGCGGCAACATTTCTCTCAGATACCTCGCTGTCTCGTTTAACCAGGCTGTTGGTGCTACCACGCCGTTTTTCACTGCCCTTTTTGCGTATCTGGCCACTCTTAAGAGGGAGGCTTGGGTTACCTATGCTGCCCTTGTCCCTGTTGTTACTGGAGTTGTCATTGCTAGTGGG GGTGAGCCGAGTTTTCACTTATTTGGCTTTGTTATATGCATTATTGCAACCGCTGCAAGGGCATTTAAATCTGTTCTTCAGG ATGTCACTCTGAAACTCGGAAGGGAGCATAAATTCATGTGGTTACTTCTTTTGGTTAACTCAGTAATGGCCTATTCTGCCAATTTGTCAAATTTCTTGGTGACGAAGCACACAAGCGCACTAACACTTCAG GTATTAGGTAATGCAAAAGGTGCTGTGGCTGTTGTTATCTCAATTCTTTTATTCAAGAACCCTGTAACTGTCATCGGAATTGGTGGTTACATGATAACTGTTATGGGGGTTGTTGCTTATGGAGAAGCAAAGCGAAGGTTTAGATAA
- the LOC126798714 gene encoding UDP-URONIC ACID TRANSPORTER 1 isoform X1 yields MSSTQKQAIFICSLIVLWYSSNIGVLLLNKFLLSNYGFRFPIFLTMCHMSACAILSYISIVFLKVVPLQTLKSRSQFLKIATLSIVFCGSVVGGNISLRYLAVSFNQAVGATTPFFTALFAYLATLKREAWVTYAALVPVVTGVVIASGGEPSFHLFGFVICIIATAARAFKSVLQGILLSSDGEKLNSMNLLLYMSPIAILVLLPAALIMEPNVVDVTLKLGREHKFMWLLLLVNSVMAYSANLSNFLVTKHTSALTLQVLGNAKGAVAVVISILLFKNPVTVIGIGGYMITVMGVVAYGEAKRRFR; encoded by the exons ATGTCGTCGACACAGAAACAAGCCATTTTCATCTGCTCCCTCATAGTCCTCTGGTACTCATCAAACATCGGTGTCCTCCTCCTCAACAAGTTCCTCCTCTCCAACTATGGCTTCAGATTCCCAATCTTCCTCACAATGTGCCACATGTCCGCCTGCGCCATTCTCAGCTACATTTCCATCGTCTTCCTCAAGGTTGTTCCTCTGCAGACCCTCAAATCGAGGTCCCAGTTCCTCAAGATTGCCACTTTGAGTATTGTCTTTTGTGGGTCTGTTGTCGGCGGCAACATTTCTCTCAGATACCTCGCTGTCTCGTTTAACCAGGCTGTTGGTGCTACCACGCCGTTTTTCACTGCCCTTTTTGCGTATCTGGCCACTCTTAAGAGGGAGGCTTGGGTTACCTATGCTGCCCTTGTCCCTGTTGTTACTGGAGTTGTCATTGCTAGTGGG GGTGAGCCGAGTTTTCACTTATTTGGCTTTGTTATATGCATTATTGCAACCGCTGCAAGGGCATTTAAATCTGTTCTTCAGGGTATTCTACTTTCTTCTGACGG GGAAAAGTTGAACTCTATGAATTTGCTGCTTTATATGTCACCAATTGCTATTCTAGTACTCTTGCCTGCTGCACTTATAATGGAGCCCAATGTTGTAGATGTCACTCTGAAACTCGGAAGGGAGCATAAATTCATGTGGTTACTTCTTTTGGTTAACTCAGTAATGGCCTATTCTGCCAATTTGTCAAATTTCTTGGTGACGAAGCACACAAGCGCACTAACACTTCAG GTATTAGGTAATGCAAAAGGTGCTGTGGCTGTTGTTATCTCAATTCTTTTATTCAAGAACCCTGTAACTGTCATCGGAATTGGTGGTTACATGATAACTGTTATGGGGGTTGTTGCTTATGGAGAAGCAAAGCGAAGGTTTAGATAA